The region CCGACGCCGGCGGCCCGCACGCTACTCTCCACGGCTCTCTCCCGGCCCGGCAGGAGGCGGGTGCCGCCGGACGCCCGGCTCCGGACAACCCACGcttccggccccgccgggcccacgGCCGCCCCCCGCAGAGCGGCACCTCCAGCGTGCGAAAGCGCCACCGAACGTGCCGCGGGGCCACCGGCTTTCGCCCGCCTCGCGGCCGTCGGCTTCCCCCAGAAAGGCCGGGGGACGGCgacggggagaaaaacaaaaagcccccgaGAAAAAAGCACGCGCGCCTCTCGCTCGCCGTGCTAGCCACGGCcgcccggggctcggggcggggcccgcgcccCTCGCTCCCCGATTCCCTCtcgctgcccacgggctcgCGCCTCGGCGGCGGCCGGCCGCTGCCGGGCCGCTCTCGCGCTCTCAcgcactttctcttccctggcgcGCTCGGCGTGCTGCGGCTTAAGGCCGCCggagcaaaaatcaaaaaaacggaaaaaaaagGCCGGGAGGGCGCCCCACTTCGCCCGCAACCCGGCCCCCGGCCGACAGACCTTCGCGGAACCCAGCCCTCCGGCAGCCAGGCCGGCGGGGCAGGCCCGACCGCAcgggccgcccggccgccgtgGCTCTCGCGCCGGcctaagaggagggaggggcgaggcgccgccgcctcgcccgccaACGGCCATCGTgcgtccccagggctccccggcgACTCTGTCGGGTTCTCGGTctgccggcgcggccgccggccacagcctggccggccggcgccgccgccttcgGCCCGCTGGGCGGGTCCCCGGCTTAGGGCCGAGGAAGGGGGAACGAACAAAAGAGCCGAGGCGCGCCGAGGGCGCCGCCTCGCCCGACCATCGGGCGGTCCCGTCACCGAGCCCCTCCGGCAACCGGCCGGGCCCAGGCGAGGCCGCACGCCCACCGCCAGTCCCCGGCACGCCGCCGGCACCGCTGCCGCCCGGCAGCCGAGGACAGGGCGCCGCCACCCAGGCCCGGGCCATCTTCGGGGCTCTCGGGAGGCGGCCGGGGAAAAAGCCCGCGCGGGCTCGGCCCTTCGAGCCCCGGCCGCCAACCGCCCGCAACaatgcccgccgccgccgccggacgaCGGGCGCCGGCTTAAGGCCGGCCCACCGAAAGGACGagacgccgccgcctcgccgccctCGCACACCATCGCCTTCGCCCGGGGCCCTCGGGGAGCCGGCAGCCGCCACCGGCTCGGGCTGGACGCTGCTGTCGGGCCCCCGCGGGCCCCCCTCGGCCGTCCCAGTCCCGCACTCCCTCGGCTGCGCTTTCGCGCTCGGCTCTCGTCTTCCTCTCCCGTCATCGGGCCCGCCCGAGGAAGCCGGTCGAGAGCCCCGCGGCTTTCTCGCGCCGGCCTTCCTGCCGCTCGTGGGGTTGGCCGGCCCGTGGCACGCGCCGAAGGCCGCGCGGCAGCAGACGCGGAAGAAAAGGGGCCCTCGGAACCCGCGCTGCTAGACAACCCCTGCCCACAATACGGACAGACGCGTCCTGGCGCCGCCGCGCCTCCGAAGCGGCTCGAGGCTCCTCAGCGGGGAGGCGCGCGAGAGCAGGCCGCCTCTCGCCTAGACCTAACCGGAGGCGGCGCCCGACAGCGACCCCTTGGCCGACTTCCGGGGCCGGCCgcgacaacaggtctaccccgaAAATGCCGACAGGCGCCTAAGTCCCGCCGGAgccgggtagacctggtggccCTGCGCCGGGACGCCGCCGGGGCGCGGGCCGCctgcggcggccgcggcggccgcaTCGGCCGGCtccggaaccgggtagacctgatgctcgccagccccggaaccgggtagacctgatgctcgaCAGCACCCGGCGGGGCACGAGGCCGGCCGCGCCCGACTGGGCGAACGGGTCGGCCCGGAAGCCCGggccaccaggtctacccgccgagctcgggcaccaggtctacccgccgggcccgaacaccaggtctacccgccgggccccgacaccaggtctacccgccgggcccggacaccaggtctacccgccgggctcggacaccaggtctacccgccgggcccggacaccaggtctacccgccgggcccgaacaccaggtctacccgcctaACCCGAacgccaggtctacccgccgggctcgggcaccaggtctacccgccgggcccggacaccaggtctacccgccgggctcggacaccgggtctacccgccgggctcggacaccgggtctacccgccgggcccggacaccaggtctacccgccgggcccgaacaccaggtctacccgcctaACCCGAacgccaggtctacccgccgggctcggacaccaggtctacccgccgggcccggacaccaggtctacccgccgggcccggacaccgggtctacccgccgggctcggacaccgggtctacccgccgggcccggacaccaggtctgcccgccgggcccggacaccaggtctacccgccgggctcggacaccaggtctacccgccgggcccggacaccaggtctacccgccgggctcgggcaccaggtctacccgccgggctcggacaccaggtctacccgccatgctcggacaccaggtctacccgccgggctcggacaccaggtctacccgccgggctcggacaacaggtctacccgccgggctcggacaccaggtctacccgccaggctcggacaccaggtctacccgccgggctcggacaacaggtctacccgccatgctcggacaacaggtctacccgccgggctcggacaacaggtctacccgccgggctccgagAGCAGCTGTACCCACCGGCACCCCCGCCGCCGAGCCCAGTCGGCCGCCGCCCTGCCACCTTAAGAGAGTCCCAGCTACTCCCCCTCTGGACCCGCGCCGCGGACAACgccctctctttcccactcggagccccgggcaggaaCGGCGGCGCCTCGGCACCCGCCGAGGGCCTCGGCTAAGCGCTCGGAACCCGCTCCAGCCACCCGACTCGGAGAGCGGCTCGAGCCGACGAGCCCGGaccacaggtctacccgctgccccgggacaccaggtctacccgccggcttCGGACCaggggtctacccgccgggcacggACGACAACTCTACCCGCTGCGCACCTCTGCGGCCgagccgaggcggcggcagccgtGCCACCCGGGCAGAGTCCCGGTTGCTCTCCCcgtttccccgccccgcagagaacgtctcttctttcaccctcggggcaggggaaaggctgctacGCTCGGAGCGCCGGGCAGAAAGCGCAGCGCTAAGCCCCGAGACCGGCTCTAGCCGCTACTCTCGGACATCGGCTCTTCCCGGCGGCGCCGAGGCGGCCGAGCCCGGTCGGCCGCAGCCGTGCCGcctaaagagagtcccagttactccccgggcttccccgccccgcagagaacgtttcttctttcagcctcggggcaggggaaagccttAACGCCGGAGAGGAAGTCTGCCGCAAAGGGCCACGGGAGATGGAGTCCCCGCAACGAGCCCCCCGGGAGAGTACTGGACGGAGCATGCGCGCTGGAAGGACTCCctaagaactgtgggaaatcgGGGAGGTCGGGGCAGGGCCGGAAGGGCACGCCGGCGCGCCGACCGACGGATCGAGCGGTCGCACGCCGTCTGCTCGCTCCGTGAATTCGGTGCCACGCTCGGAGCACCGGCCGGAAACGGCAGCGCTTCGGCGCCGGCCGAGGGCCCTCGCCGAGCCCTCGGAGCGGCTCTAGCTGCCGGACCTGGACAGGAGCTCTACCCACGGGGCTCGGAGACCGGGTCCACTcgccgccgggcggcggcgccgctccggctctaagtccgccggccggcgggaacaggtctacccgcatccgggccgggcggcggcgccgccgctccggctctaagtccgccggtcggcgggaacaggtctacccgcatccgggccgggcggcggcgccgccgctccggctctaagtccgccggtcggcgggaacaggtctacccgcatccgggccgggcggcggcgccgctccggctctaagtccgccggtcggcgggaacaggtctacccgcatccgggccgggcggcggcggcgccgctccggctctaagtccgccggtcggcgggaacaggtctacccgcgaccgggacgggcggcggcgccgctccggctctaagtccgccggtcggcgggaacaggtctacccgcatccgggccgggcggcggcgccgctccggctctaagtccgccggccggcgggaacacgtctacccgcatccgggccgggcggcggcgccgctccggctctaagtccggcggccggcgggaacaggtctacccgcatccgggccgggcggcggcgccgctccggctctaagtccggcggccggcgggaacaggtctacccgcatccgggccgggcggcggcgccgccgctccggctctaagtccggcggccggcgggaacaggtctacccgcatccgggccgggcggcggcgccgccgctccggctctaagtccgccggtcggcgggaacaggtctacccgcatccgggccgggcggcggcgccgctccggctctaagtccggcggccggcgggaacaggtctacccgcatccgggccgggcggcggcgccgccgctccggctctaagtccgccggtcggcgggaacacgtctacccgcatccgggccgggcggcggcgccgctccggctctaagtccgccggtcggcgggaacaggtctacccgcatccgggccgggcggcggcgccgccgctccggctctaagtccggcggccggcgggaacaggtctacccgcatccgggccgggcggcggcgccgccgctccggctctaagtccgccggtcggcgggaacaggtctacccgcatccgggccgggcggcggcgccgctccggctctaagtccggcggccggcgggaacaggtctacccgcatccgggccgggcggcggcgccgctccggctctaagtccgccggtcggcgggaacaggtctacccgcatccgggccgggcggcggcgccgctccggctctaagtccgccggtcggcgggaacaggtctacccgcatccgggccgggcggcggcgccgccgctccggctctaagtccggcggccggcgggaacaggtctacccgcatccgggccgggcggcggcgccgccgctccggctctaagtccgccggtcggcgggaacaggtctacccgcatccgggccgggcggcggcgccgctccggctctaagtccggcggccggcgggaacaggtctacccgcatccgggccgggcggcggcgccgctccggctctaagtccgccggtcggcgggaacaggtctacccgcatccgggccgggcggcggcgccgctccggctctaagtccgccggtcggcgggaacaggtctacccgcgaccgggccgggcggcggcgccgctccggctctaagtccgccggccggcgggaacacgtctacccgcatccgggccgggcggcggcgcccagggtctaagtcctcccgccggtaacaggtctacccgccgctaaggccagccgcggcgcccagggtctaagtcctcccgttggtaacaggtctacccgccgctaaggccagcccaggcgctccggctctaagtcccctcgccgggaacacgtctaccccgCCTCACCCAGCAACGGGGAGAACCGACCCTCAGCGCTCCACCCGCACGCGCCGGGGAGGTGGACGGGACCGCCTTCGTCCCGCACCGCCCAGGCGCGCCCGGGGGGCGCCGAGGCTCGGCCGCTTCCCGCTGCGCCGCGGGGCTACCAGGTCTACCCCGCGGCGGGGAGACGACGACGGCGgcggggtccccgcgccccgcggcgagggaacccctcggccgccgccgccgcccctcggcaccggagcgccccccccgagccccccgccccgcgtatcgggtttcgggacccgcgcggagggaagaccgggcggcgcgccgggcggcgcgccgggcggcgccgggcgggaaggacggcgggcaccgccgcgccgcgcggcctcgcccccccgccccgcgtatcgggtttcgggacccgcgcggagggaaggacgcgccgccgccggcggcggcccgcacgcgcgcgcgcgcgcgccccctcTCGCTCGCCCTCGGGCCCGGCCCCCGAGACCCCGCGTATCGGGCCttggacccgcgcggagggagaccgggccgagcgcggcgcgcgcgcgccgggcgccggGGCCCCCTGTCGGCAcccggcccgccgcccgccggacggccggacggccggacggaGGACAAAAGCTTGTGTCGAGGGCTGATTCTCAATAGATCGCAgcgagggagctgctctgctacgTACGAAACCCTGACCCAGAATCAGGTCGTCTACGAATGATTTAGCGCCGGGTGCCCCACGATCATGCGGTACGCGACGGGGGAGAGGCGGCGCCGCGTCCGTCCGCCCCTCCGCTCCCGACCACGAGCGGCGCTCCGCAccgggcccgccccggggggcgggcggccggcTATCGCGAGCCCACCGAGGCGCCGGCGGCGCTGCGGTATCGCTACGTCTAGGCGGGATTCTGACTTAGAGGCGTTCAGTCATAAGCCCGCAGATGGTAGCCTCGCGCCAGTGGCTCCTCAGCCAAGCGCACGCACCAGGGGTCTGAACCTGCGGTTCCTCTCGTACTGAGCAGGATTACTATTGCAACAACACATCATCAGTAGGGTAAAACTAACCTGTCTCACGACGGTCTAAACCCAGCTCACGTTCCCTATTAGTGGGTGAACAATCCAACGCTTGGTGAATTCTGCTTCACAATGATAGGAAGAGCCGACATCGAAGGATCAAAAAGCGACGTCGCTATGAACGCTTGGCCGCCACAAGCCAGTTATCCCTGTGGTAACTTTTCTGACACCTCCTgcttaaaacccaaaaagccagaAGGATCGTGAGGCCCCGCTTTCACGGTCTGTATTCGTACTGAAAATCAAGATCAAGCGagcttttgcccttctgctccGCGGGAGGTTTCCGTCCTCCCTGAGCTCGCCTTAGGACACCTGCGTTACGCTTTGACAGGTGTACCGCCCCAGTCAAACTCCCCACCTGCCGCTGTCCCCGGAGCGGgtcgcgcccggcgcgcgccgggcgcttGGCGCCAGAAGCGAGAGCCCCCCTCGGGGCTCGCCCCCCCGCCTCACCGGGTAAGTGAAAAAACGATCAGAGTAGTGGTATTTCACCGACGGCCGGGACGCCGGCGGGCGGGTCGCCCCGCACCGCCGAGCGCGCGCCCGGCCTCCCACTTATTCTACACCTCTCATGTCTCTTCACAGCGCCAGACTAGAGTCAAGCTCAACAGGGTCTTCTTTCCCCGCTGATTCCGCCAAGCccgttcccttggctgtggtttcGCTGGAGAGTaggtagggacagtgggaatctcGTTCATCCATTCATGCGCGTCACTAATTAGATGACGAGGCATTTGGCTACCTTAAGAGAGTCATAGTTACTCCCGCCGTTTACCCGCGCTTcattgaatttcttcactttgacattcagagcactgggcagaaatCACATCGCGTCAACACCCGCCGCGGGCCTTCgcgatgctttgttttaattaaacagtcggATTCCCCTGGTCCGCACCAGTTCTAAGCCGGCTGCTAGGCGCCGGCCGAGGCGGGGCGCcggcccggggaccccccccggggaccctccCCCGCGCCGACCGCgcggcccgcgccggccgcggccgggcgcGCGGGCGCCCGCCGGGACCGCGCGCCGCAGGCGACCCGCGGCGCGCGGccggccgcggcgccgcgcacgcggcggccgccgctgggGCGCCGGCCACggccgggcggagggcgggcggaggggggggcgggcggcgcccgcCGCAGCTGGGGCGATCCACGGGAAGGGCCCGGCGCGCGTCCAGAGTCGCCGCCGCGCgccggcccgcgcgggccgccgcgcccgggcgggcgcggggcgccgcACACACCCGCGCGCGGCGCCTCGTCCAGCCGCGGCGCGCGCCCAGCCCCGCTTCGCGCCCCAGCCCGACCGACCCAGCCCTTAGAGCCAATCCTTATCCCGAAGTTACGGATCCGGCTTGCCGACTTCCCTTACCTACATTGGTCCAACATGCCAGAGGCTGTTCACCTTGGAGACCTGCTGCGGATATGGGTACGGCCCGGCGCGAGACTTACACCCTCTCCCCCGGATTTTCACGGGCCAGCGAGAGCTCACCGGACGCCGCCGGAACCGCGACGCTTTCCAAGGCGCGGGCCCCTCTCTCGGGGCGAACCCATTCCAGGGCGCCCGgcccttcacaaagaaaagagaactctccccggggctcccgccggcTTCTCCGGGATCGGTTGCGTCACCGCACTGggcgcctcgcggcgcccgTCTCCGCCACTCCGGATTCGGGGATCTGAACCCGACTCCCTTTCGATCGGCTGAGGGCAACGGAGGCCATCGCCCGCCCTTTCGGAACGGCGCTCGCCTATCGCTTAGGACCGACTGACCCATGTTCAACTGCTGTTCACATGGAACCCTGCTCCACTTCGGCCTTCAAAGCTCTCGTTTGAATATTTGCTACTACCACCAAGATCTGCACCTGCGGCGGCTCCACCCGGGCCCGCGCCCCAGGCTTCGAGGCTCACCGCAGCGGCCCTCCTACTCGTCGCGGCCTagcctcccgccctccccgagGGGGGGCTCCGCATTGCCGGCGACGGCCGGGTATGGGCCCGACGCTCCAGCGCCATCCATTTTCAGGGCTAGTTGATTCGGCAGGTGAGTTGTTACACACTCCTTAGCGGATTCCGACTTCCATGGCCACCGTCCTGCTGTCTAGATCAACCAACACCTTTTCTGGGCTCTGATGAGCGTCGGCATCGGGCGCCTTAACCCGGCGTTCGGTTCATCCCGCAGCGCCAGTTCTGCTTACCAAAAGTGGCCCACTGAGCACTCGCATTCCACGGCGCGGCTCCACGCCAGCGAGCCGGCCCCCTTACCCATTGAAAGTTTGAGAATAGGTTGAGATCGTTTCGGCCCCAAGACCTCTAATCATTCGCTTTACCGGGTAAAACTGCCCACCGACGAGTGCCAGCTATCCTGAGGGAAACTTCGGAGGGAACCAGCTACTAGATGGTTCGATTAGTCTTTCGCCCCTAGACCCGGGTCGGACGACCGATTTGCACGTCAGGACCGCTACGGACCTCCACCAGAGTTTCCTCTGGCTTCGCCCTGCCCAGGCATAGTTCACCATCTTTCGGGTCCTAGCACGGACGCTCACGCTCCACctccccggccgggcggcgcgggcgaGACGGGCCGGTGGTGCGCCCGGGGCTGCCTTAGcggcgcacggccccgccccgggatcccacctcagccggcgcgcgccggcccTCACCTTCATTGCGCCGCGGGCTTTCGTTCGACGGCCCCTGACTCGCGCACGTGCTAGACTCCTTGGTCCGTGTTTCAAGACGGGTCGGGTGGGTAGCCGACATCGCCGCGGACCCCGGGcgcccgggcgcggccgcgcacggcccggcggcgccgcgcggtCGGGGCGCACTGAGCGCAGTCCGCCCCGGTTGACAGCGGcgccgggggccggcgggcccgggcccccgcgcccccgcgcgcgcgc is a window of Pseudopipra pipra isolate bDixPip1 unplaced genomic scaffold, bDixPip1.hap1 HAP1_SCAFFOLD_56, whole genome shotgun sequence DNA encoding:
- the LOC135408667 gene encoding collagen alpha-1(I) chain-like; amino-acid sequence: MGITPPDRQSASFMVGTTTAASRGLAFLSLARPRARHAAGRGSAGADPPPKPARPAGRRLGRAAPPDVLEETATRRGGRGPVPEAPSAGAARSAAGGGAATRCALRRYLRAGGASPRAFFFPPFSLSPLSGSPSRLRPHRRPALLAAGTHGRHPDPGRHRHLACFYPRTPEKLAGPRGRHTARYGEEAPPRREGRHLACHGKPTGRGDRPARTPASAAPLGRPRRSAGPPGALSHASRKASSIVTRGTAPRPLSLSLPLRGGRHVPQAADAGGPHATLHGSLPARQEAGAAGRPAPDNPRFRPRRAHGRPPQSGTSSVRKRHRTCRGATGFRPPRGRRLPPERPGDGDGEKNKKPPRKKHARLSLAVLATAARGSGRGPRPSLPDSLSLPTGSRLGGGRPLPGRSRALTHFLFPGALGVLRLKAAGAKIKKTEKKGREGAPLRPQPGPRPTDLRGTQPSGSQAGGAGPTARAARPPWLSRRPKRREGRGAAASPANGHRASPGLPGDSVGFSVCRRGRRPQPGRPAPPPSARWAGPRLRAEEGGTNKRAEARRGRRLARPSGGPVTEPLRQPAGPRRGRTPTASPRHAAGTAAARQPRTGRRHPGPGHLRGSREAAGEKARAGSALRAPAANRPQQCPPPPPDDGRRLKAGPPKGRDAAASPPSHTIAFARGPRGAGSRHRLGLDAAVGPPRAPLGRPSPALPRLRFRARLSSSSPVIGPARGSRSRAPRLSRAGLPAARGVGRPVARAEGRAAADAEEKGPSEPALLDNPCPQYGQTRPGAAAPPKRLEAPQRGGAREQAASRLDLTGGGARQRPLGRLPGPAATTGLPRKCRQAPKSRRSRVDLVALRRDAAGARAACGGRGGRIGRLRNRVDLMLASPGTG